The genomic interval CTATTTTAGTTACAGGTGGTGCAGGGTATATTGGTAGCCATATATGTGTTGAACTTCTTCAACATGGCTATGAAGTAGTCGTTGTCGATAATCTCTCTAACAGCAGCTTTGAATCTATAAAACGAGTAAAAGCTATAACAGGAAAGGGTATGAAATTTTATCAAATTGATATTCTTGAACAAGAAAAATTAGATTTGGTTTTTTCTGAGAATATAATTGAAGGAGTCATTCACCTTGCTGGTTTGAAAGTGGTAGGGGAATCTGTTCAAAATCCTCTTCAATATTATAAAAATAATCTTATAGGAACTCTTGTGCTTTGTGAGGTTATGGACAAATACAATGTGAAGAAAATGGTATTCAGTTCATCGGCTACGGTTTACGGTATTCCTAAAAAAGTTCCGATTTCAGAGGATTTTTCACTTGGGGCAACCAATCCTTATGGGAGAACGAAATTAATGGTTGAAGAAGTATTGAGAGATTACTATATTTCTAATCCTAATTGGAGCATCGTTATATTGCGTTATTTTAATCCTATTGGGGCACATCCAAGCGGGAATATTGGCGAAGATCCAAGCGGTATACCGAATAATCTAATGCCTTATGTTACTCAGGTGGCCGTAGGAAAGTTAAAAGAGTTAACGGTCTTTGGAAATGACTATCCCACAGTAGATGGCACTGGTGTAAGAGATTATATTCATATTGTCGACTTAGCTGAGGGACATATGAAAGCATTGGAGAAGACGATGACTTCCAAAGGAATTGAAGTCTATAATTTAGGTACCGGTATTGGTTACAGTGTATTAGAAATGATTGCAGCTTTTGAAAAAGTATCCGGACGGAAGATTCCATATAAGTTTGCTGAGCGTAGAGCTGGTGATATAGCAATCTGTTATGCGGATCCTTTAAAGGCAAAAGTTCACCTAGGATGGATGGCCAAAAGGGGACTTGAAGAAATGTGTGCTGATTCATGGAGATGGCAATCGAAAAATATGAATGGATATAACTAATATCATATGTAGTTTGTATACAACGAATAATGACTCTAATGAAGTAAAAGGAGCGTAGAGAAGATGACTTTTGATTCAATACTGAATGAGAAGTCATCTTTCTTATTTTATGAAATTAAAAGCGTTAGTTTTTCAGTAGCCTTTTTCGGGCATGTAAGGACATTGAATTGAGTTCGTATTTTTATTGTGATGGTCATTTTGACATGGCGAATGTAGAGAAAATAATAAACACTTATAATGTATAATT from Peribacillus asahii carries:
- the galE gene encoding UDP-glucose 4-epimerase GalE, producing MAILVTGGAGYIGSHICVELLQHGYEVVVVDNLSNSSFESIKRVKAITGKGMKFYQIDILEQEKLDLVFSENIIEGVIHLAGLKVVGESVQNPLQYYKNNLIGTLVLCEVMDKYNVKKMVFSSSATVYGIPKKVPISEDFSLGATNPYGRTKLMVEEVLRDYYISNPNWSIVILRYFNPIGAHPSGNIGEDPSGIPNNLMPYVTQVAVGKLKELTVFGNDYPTVDGTGVRDYIHIVDLAEGHMKALEKTMTSKGIEVYNLGTGIGYSVLEMIAAFEKVSGRKIPYKFAERRAGDIAICYADPLKAKVHLGWMAKRGLEEMCADSWRWQSKNMNGYN